Proteins from one Bartonella sp. HY328 genomic window:
- the tldD gene encoding metalloprotease TldD: MKPLIDQFDVSQEAVEQVVKNTLENADDGELYMEYRESEALVFDNGRLKTGAFNQDRGFGLRAVAGEATGYAHSGEFSLAALKRAGDAAKAVSANHSGTIASAPRGTNHHLYGDESPLGAPSFEEKVALLEKIDSYLRNKNGDVRQVTVSLAGSIQQVEILRADGQLLRDTRPLVRLGIGVVAAHGDRLESGFYGCGGRKAFESFITEHNWQMAADEALRQALINLEAEDAPAGTYDVVLANGWPGVMLHEAVGHGLEGDFNRKKTSAFSGLLGQQVAAKGVTVVDDGTIPDRRGSLSIDDEGTPSGRNILIEDGKLVGYMQDRLNARLMNMQPTGNGRRESYAHAPMPRMTNTMMLGGDATPEDIIASVKDGIYCVSFGGGQVDITSGKFVFECTEAYRIHNGVVGAPIKGATLIGNGPDAMHRISMIGNDPKLDNGIGMCGKAGQSVPVGVGQPHLRMNGMTIGGTKA; this comes from the coding sequence ATGAAGCCGTTAATTGATCAATTTGATGTTTCACAAGAGGCGGTGGAGCAGGTTGTAAAAAACACCTTGGAAAATGCCGATGATGGCGAGCTTTATATGGAGTATCGCGAAAGTGAAGCCTTAGTTTTTGACAATGGCCGGTTAAAAACCGGTGCTTTTAATCAAGATCGCGGTTTTGGTTTGCGCGCTGTCGCTGGTGAAGCAACGGGCTATGCCCATTCAGGCGAATTTTCATTGGCGGCATTAAAACGGGCAGGTGATGCAGCCAAAGCAGTATCAGCCAATCATAGCGGTACTATTGCTAGCGCACCGCGCGGTACCAACCATCATCTTTATGGTGATGAAAGTCCGCTTGGCGCACCAAGCTTTGAAGAAAAAGTTGCTTTGCTTGAAAAAATTGATTCTTATTTGCGTAACAAAAATGGCGATGTTCGGCAGGTTACAGTATCCCTTGCTGGCTCTATCCAGCAGGTGGAAATTCTACGTGCAGATGGGCAATTGCTGCGTGATACACGTCCGCTTGTTCGCCTTGGTATTGGTGTTGTTGCAGCTCATGGCGATAGGCTTGAAAGTGGCTTTTATGGTTGCGGTGGCCGAAAGGCTTTTGAAAGCTTTATTACCGAACATAATTGGCAAATGGCGGCTGATGAAGCCTTGCGCCAAGCCTTAATTAATCTTGAAGCGGAAGATGCACCAGCTGGAACCTATGATGTAGTTTTGGCAAATGGTTGGCCGGGTGTTATGCTGCATGAAGCGGTGGGACATGGCCTTGAGGGTGATTTTAACCGCAAAAAAACCTCGGCCTTTTCAGGGCTTTTAGGTCAGCAAGTGGCTGCCAAAGGGGTAACTGTCGTTGATGATGGTACAATTCCAGATAGGCGCGGTTCTTTAAGTATTGATGATGAGGGAACGCCATCTGGTCGCAATATATTAATCGAAGATGGTAAGCTTGTTGGCTATATGCAAGATAGGCTAAACGCCCGTTTAATGAATATGCAACCAACCGGTAATGGCCGGCGCGAATCTTATGCCCATGCGCCAATGCCACGTATGACCAACACCATGATGCTTGGCGGTGATGCAACGCCCGAAGATATTATCGCTTCGGTCAAAGATGGTATTTATTGTGTTTCTTTTGGCGGCGGCCAAGTGGACATTACATCGGGTAAATTTGTGTTTGAATGTACCGAAGCCTATCGCATCCATAATGGTGTTGTTGGTGCGCCCATAAAGGGTGCAACACTTATCGGTAATGGGCCTGATGCGATGCACCGTATTTCGATGATTGGCAATGATCCAAAGCTCGATAATGGCATTGGTATGTGCGGAAAAGCAGGGCAAAGTGTACCAGTTGGGGTAGGGCAACCACATTTGCGCATGAATGGCATGACAATTGGTGGTACGAAAGCCTAA